A region from the Corylus avellana chromosome ca7, CavTom2PMs-1.0 genome encodes:
- the LOC132187107 gene encoding putative F-box/FBD/LRR-repeat protein At1g78840 isoform X1 yields the protein MMLKRVLQKSVKKKLSSREEKRDPITVDERTIPMDLVSHAPSVRRKRKRKGFNTIDESVRLRKKQNGEDLNILDQTVESMDQISQLPGHIIHYILSLLHNAKDAARTSILSKRWRDIWTSLSILKFDQRKIQEQEGYLDTRNKEKAFKDFVDNSLKSHLQRKLSIHKLVLYITSCDLELARNLDRWINVAIENNMKELDLHVVGKVLFYSLPQTIFAATTMTGLRLCGCGLLSLGDIKLPQLQKLYLRDLFVDQQTIEDLISSCPLIEDLRFIRCTGLKDLQVSGLLKLDRFEVHLCHEPKNIEVKVPNLQTFWYCGKKSTPCQIDLVACVRLKSLTLVDANMTDEMFQDLFASFPLLDKLDLSKCNKLKNITISSIRLKRLALRGCTNLIEADIDTPNLSSFEYKGNKMPISFPNPLCLKEAKLSFDPVYRASNELRLEKADVLWFGRLREFLSKFNNCNGLKLVVHSKKNTIIYEELRKILLPPFCGLKIEIIRQSMSFEDLLDHLLRTWHPETLSIVSSSSSREFPELVYRKIMDREENPSCCSYNTQKNKCWRHFLKDIKIENFEAAAIRRASDCITWLKSSPTMLSRTTSFGLRWDDRHS from the exons ATGATGCTGAAGAGAGTCCTCCAGAAAAGTGTGAAGAAGAAACTGTCTAGTCGGGAAGAGAAAAGAGATCCCATCACTGTTGATGAGAGAACCATCCCTATGGATTTGGTCTCACACGCACCTAGTGTTCGAAGAAAGCGAAAGAGAAAAGGTTTCAACACAATTGATGAGAGTGTCAGGCTCAGAAAGAAGCAAAATGGAGAAGATTTAAATATCCTGGACCAAACAGTTGAATCCATGGATCAGATCAGCCAGTTGCCTGGACATATCATCCATTACATCCTCTCTCTCCTTCATAATGCAAAAGATGCAGCTCGAACCAGTATCTTGTCCAAAAGGTGGAGAGATATATGGACTTCATTATCCATTTTGAAATTTGACCAACGAAAGATCCAAGAACAAGAGGGATATTTGGATACGAGGAACAAGGAGAAGGCCTTCAAGGACTTCGTTGACAACTCTTTGAAGAGCCACCTGCAGCGAAAATTAAGTATACATAAATTGGTGCTATATATTACCTCTTGTGATTTAGAACTAGCCCGGAATCTGGATCGGTGGATTAATGTTGCAATTGAAAACAACATGAAAGAGCTAGATCTCCATGTTGTTGGGAAAGTTCTGTTTTACAGTTTGCCCCAGACCATTTTTGCTGCAACAACAATGACTGGATTAAGGTTATGTGGATGTGGTTTATTATCTCTTGGTGATATAAAGCTTCCACAGCTTCAAAAACTGTATTTACGAGATCTCTTTGTTGATCAACAGACAATCGAGGATCTAATCTCCAGCTGCCCTTTAATTGAGGATTTGAGATTCATACGTTGCACAGGGTTGAAAGATCTGCAGGTTTCAGGTCTTCTAAAACTTGATAGGTTTGAGGTGCACCTTTGCCATGAACCAAAAAATATCGAAGTTAAAGTTCCAAATCTTCAAACATTTTGGTATTGCGGGAAAAAATCCACGCCTTGCCAAATTGACTTGGTTGCTTGTGTACGTTTAAAAAGTTTGACATTGGTGGATGCCAACATGACAGACGAAATGTTTCAAGATCTCTTTGCCAGTTTTCCTCTCCTTGATAAATTGGACCTCAGCAAATGCAATAAATTGAAGAATATAACAATTTCGAGTATACGGCTCAAAAGACTTGCCTTGAGAGGGTGCACAAATCTAATAGAGGCAGACATAGATACTCCAAATCTTTCTTCATTCGAGTATAAGGGTAATAAGATGCCTATTTCTTTTCCTAATCCTTTATGTCTAAAGGAGGCCAAACTTTCTTTTGACCCAGTATACAGAGCTAGCAATGAATTGCGCCTTGAAAAGGCTGATGTTCTATGGTTTGGTAGATTGAGAGAATTTCTTTCAAAGTTCAACAATTGCAATGGCTTAAAATTGGTTGTCCACTCCAAAAAG AATACCATTATATACGAAGAACTGAGAAAAATCTTGCTCCCTCCATTTTGTGGTCTTAAGATTGAAATAATCAGACAATCAATGAGCTTTGAAGATTTATTAGATCATTTGTTGAGGACGTGGCACCCAGAGACCCTATCAATAGTGTCATCTTCTTCTAGCAGGGAATTCCCCGAG TTGGTATATCGAAAGATAATGGACAGAGAAGAAAATCCAAGCTGCTGCTCATACAACACTCAAAAGAATAAATGTTGGCGGCACTTTCTGAAGGACATCAAGATTGAGAACTTTGAAGCAGCTGCCATTAGAAGGGCGTCTGACTGTATTACTTGGTTGAAATCATCTCCAACTATGCTGTCTCGGACAACTAGTTTTGGATTACGTTGGGACGACCGCCATAGTTAA
- the LOC132187107 gene encoding putative F-box/FBD/LRR-repeat protein At1g78840 isoform X2, which translates to MMLKRVLQKSVKKKLSSREEKRDPITVDERTIPMDLVSHAPSVRRKRKRKGFNTIDESVRLRKKQNGEDLNILDQTVESMDQISQLPGHIIHYILSLLHNAKDAARTSILSKRWRDIWTSLSILKFDQRKIQEQEGYLDTRNKEKAFKDFVDNSLKSHLQRKLSIHKLVLYITSCDLELARNLDRWINVAIENNMKELDLHVVGKVLFYSLPQTIFAATTMTGLRLCGCGLLSLGDIKLPQLQKLYLRDLFVDQQTIEDLISSCPLIEDLRFIRCTGLKDLQVSGLLKLDRFEVHLCHEPKNIEVKVPNLQTFWYCGKKSTPCQIDLVACVRLKSLTLVDANMTDEMFQDLFASFPLLDKLDLSKCNKLKNITISSIRLKRLALRGCTNLIEADIDTPNLSSFEYKGNKMPISFPNPLCLKEAKLSFDPVYRASNELRLEKADVLWFGRLREFLSKFNNCNGLKLVVHSKKIEIIRQSMSFEDLLDHLLRTWHPETLSIVSSSSSREFPELVYRKIMDREENPSCCSYNTQKNKCWRHFLKDIKIENFEAAAIRRASDCITWLKSSPTMLSRTTSFGLRWDDRHS; encoded by the exons ATGATGCTGAAGAGAGTCCTCCAGAAAAGTGTGAAGAAGAAACTGTCTAGTCGGGAAGAGAAAAGAGATCCCATCACTGTTGATGAGAGAACCATCCCTATGGATTTGGTCTCACACGCACCTAGTGTTCGAAGAAAGCGAAAGAGAAAAGGTTTCAACACAATTGATGAGAGTGTCAGGCTCAGAAAGAAGCAAAATGGAGAAGATTTAAATATCCTGGACCAAACAGTTGAATCCATGGATCAGATCAGCCAGTTGCCTGGACATATCATCCATTACATCCTCTCTCTCCTTCATAATGCAAAAGATGCAGCTCGAACCAGTATCTTGTCCAAAAGGTGGAGAGATATATGGACTTCATTATCCATTTTGAAATTTGACCAACGAAAGATCCAAGAACAAGAGGGATATTTGGATACGAGGAACAAGGAGAAGGCCTTCAAGGACTTCGTTGACAACTCTTTGAAGAGCCACCTGCAGCGAAAATTAAGTATACATAAATTGGTGCTATATATTACCTCTTGTGATTTAGAACTAGCCCGGAATCTGGATCGGTGGATTAATGTTGCAATTGAAAACAACATGAAAGAGCTAGATCTCCATGTTGTTGGGAAAGTTCTGTTTTACAGTTTGCCCCAGACCATTTTTGCTGCAACAACAATGACTGGATTAAGGTTATGTGGATGTGGTTTATTATCTCTTGGTGATATAAAGCTTCCACAGCTTCAAAAACTGTATTTACGAGATCTCTTTGTTGATCAACAGACAATCGAGGATCTAATCTCCAGCTGCCCTTTAATTGAGGATTTGAGATTCATACGTTGCACAGGGTTGAAAGATCTGCAGGTTTCAGGTCTTCTAAAACTTGATAGGTTTGAGGTGCACCTTTGCCATGAACCAAAAAATATCGAAGTTAAAGTTCCAAATCTTCAAACATTTTGGTATTGCGGGAAAAAATCCACGCCTTGCCAAATTGACTTGGTTGCTTGTGTACGTTTAAAAAGTTTGACATTGGTGGATGCCAACATGACAGACGAAATGTTTCAAGATCTCTTTGCCAGTTTTCCTCTCCTTGATAAATTGGACCTCAGCAAATGCAATAAATTGAAGAATATAACAATTTCGAGTATACGGCTCAAAAGACTTGCCTTGAGAGGGTGCACAAATCTAATAGAGGCAGACATAGATACTCCAAATCTTTCTTCATTCGAGTATAAGGGTAATAAGATGCCTATTTCTTTTCCTAATCCTTTATGTCTAAAGGAGGCCAAACTTTCTTTTGACCCAGTATACAGAGCTAGCAATGAATTGCGCCTTGAAAAGGCTGATGTTCTATGGTTTGGTAGATTGAGAGAATTTCTTTCAAAGTTCAACAATTGCAATGGCTTAAAATTGGTTGTCCACTCCAAAAAG ATTGAAATAATCAGACAATCAATGAGCTTTGAAGATTTATTAGATCATTTGTTGAGGACGTGGCACCCAGAGACCCTATCAATAGTGTCATCTTCTTCTAGCAGGGAATTCCCCGAG TTGGTATATCGAAAGATAATGGACAGAGAAGAAAATCCAAGCTGCTGCTCATACAACACTCAAAAGAATAAATGTTGGCGGCACTTTCTGAAGGACATCAAGATTGAGAACTTTGAAGCAGCTGCCATTAGAAGGGCGTCTGACTGTATTACTTGGTTGAAATCATCTCCAACTATGCTGTCTCGGACAACTAGTTTTGGATTACGTTGGGACGACCGCCATAGTTAA